In Eupeodes corollae chromosome 3, idEupCoro1.1, whole genome shotgun sequence, a single genomic region encodes these proteins:
- the LOC129950856 gene encoding SET domain-containing protein SmydA-8, whose translation MQNFSEFCQLSIKDNKLCLKAIIDITPGDVILEEQPILMSPQWESDQMKCSNCLKSSFVMCQACLVFPMCVECSAHDQFDCEFFQRAKNISKNVLISNYTIYAPLKCLLKMENPKTSNGGVNELLKLNAHLEDYLKSETWVEHRQKVVQPILECGIAEYFQNIKVDEEILQKLCSLIDLNSYEITNRDGEQVRGIYLRAPTIPHSCIPNTLMAVDDDFNLKIYASLPIRQGEIIYISYTNPLMGTSQRQHHLKMTKFIDCSCPRCKDPTELGTYLSSIKCKLCPEGYVSFSNSQWTCEKCSSTISEVDVNRLLSEVAEQILYADGDVRQYEALLAKYTCDFHPHHFLMIDIKQNIASILRAILMNPLCQPGRSVLRRKIELCEEMLPVVRAVQPGISRLYAIALYEFVITFVELTNYEYNDGEISIDEYKNRLLKSREMSNESVRMLEFEPLNSPEGHLGQRIKMELKQIEEYLTKVGSDAV comes from the exons atgcaaaactttaGTGAATTCTGCCAGTTGTCAATTAAAGATAACAAATT atgccTAAAAGCCATCATTGACATAACACCAGGTGACGTGATCTTGGAAGAGCAGCCAATACTCATGAGTCCACAATGGGAGAGCGACCAAATGAAGTGTTCCAATTGCTTAAAGAGCTCTTTCGTCATGTGTCA GGCATGTCTGGTGTTTCCTATGTGCGTAGAATGCTCCGCACATGATCAATTCGACTGTGAGTTCTTTCAGCGAgctaagaatatttcaaaaaatgtgttaatCTCCAACTACACAATTTATGCTCCATTAAAATGTTtgctcaaaatggaaaatcCAAAAACGAGCAATGGTGGAGTAAATGAGTTGCTAAAGCTTAATGCCCATTTGGAGGACTATTTAAAATCGGAAACGTGGGTTGAGCATAGACAGAAGGTAGTGCAGCCTATTTTAGAATGTGGAATAGCAGAATATTTCCAGAACATCAAGGTCGATGAAGAAATTTTGCAGAAACTTTGTAGtttgattgatttaaattcGTACGAAATAACAAACAGAGACGGCGAACAGGTGAGAGGTATTTATCTTAGAGCACCAACAATTCCACACAGTTGCATTCCGAACACTTTAATGGCCGTTGACgatgattttaatttgaagaTCTATGCTTCATTGCCTATTCGGCAGGgagaaataatatatatttcttaCACAAATCCATTGATG GGCACCAGTCAACGTCAACATCACTTGAAGATGACAAAATTCATCGATTGTTCATGTCCCCGCTGTAAGGATCCAACTGAACTCGGCACCTATTTGAGCAGCATCAAGTGCAAATTATGTCCTGAGGGCTATGTAAGCTTTTCCAACTCGCAGTGGACTTGCGAAAAGTGTTCATCCACAATAAGCGAAGTTGATGTTAACAGACTACTTTCTGAGGTAGCTGAACAAATATTATACGCTGACGGAGATGTTCGTCAATATGAGGCTCTTTTAGCTAAATATACATGCGATTTTCACCCTCATCACTTTCTCATGattgatataaaacaaaacattgctTCAATTTTGAGAGCTATCCTAATGAATCCGTTGTGTCAACCTGGGAGGAGTGTTCttagaagaaaaattgaattatgtgAAGAAATGCTTCCAGTAGTAAGAGCTGTGCAGCCAGGTATTTCAAGACTATATGCAATTGCTTTGTACGAGTTTGTTATAACTTTTGTTGAATTGACGAATTATGAGTATAATGATGGTGAAATATCTATAGATGAATATAAG aatCGATTATTAAAGTCACGAGAAATGTCCAATGAATCAGTTCGAATGTTGGAATTCGAACCACTTAACTCACCAGAAGGACATTTGGGACAAAGAATTAAAATGGAACTTAAACAGATTGAGGAATATCTAACAAAAGTTGGATCTGATGCAGTTTAG